Part of the Methanosphaera sp. WGK6 genome is shown below.
TTTAATTTTCTTAGAATTATATTGTATTATAAAAAAATTTTCTTCTTTAGTTATAGATGTTACATTACAATTTAACTTATATTGTGTTTTTGAATTATCTAATATTTTAATCAAGGTATCTAGTACAGTTTTTGAGCTATCTGTAATTGGAAATACACGGTTATCCTCTTCAATTTTTGTTTTACAACCATTATCTTCTAATAAGTTTATAATATCTTTGTTGAAAAATAAATTAAATGCTGATCTATAGTAATTTCCAGAATTATAATAATTTTTAGTATACTCATTTAATGTACTGTTATTTGTTATATTACAACGTCCACCACCAGTGATGAGAATTTTTTTACCTAGTTTTTCATTTTTTTCAAGAATAGTGCTTTTTTTATCATCAAGATATATTCCTGCTAAAATACCACTAGCTCCTCCACCAATAATTGCAGTATTGTATTCTTTCAACTTTATCAACCTATGAATCATCTATTAAATCATACATTATTCTTATAGAATCAAGAAGTCCATGAGCATAGGCTATGCATGCAAATGATGTTAGTTCATCATCTATTTTAAAATAATATTTCGTATCTTCATAATATCTCTTAGCCATGTCTTTAACAAGAAGTTCCTTTTCTGTTAAATCAATTTCTTCTACTTCTATGATATTTTCTTCAAAAATTCTTAAATCTTTACCTATACGTTCTTTTGGTCTCATTTATAATCCATCCTATAGTTTATTATTCAAAATTAATGTAATCTTATTTTAATTTATTATTTCAAAAAAAGTTAATGAAATTATTATTTAATTAATAATTTCTTTTCTTTAAATATACGGTTAGAATTTATAAGTTTATTATAAGAATATTTCTTATTATCTTAATCTTCAAGATTTTCTAATACATGGTATATTCTTTGGAAAACTGTAATATAACTGAGTATTGTTAATAATGCTATAGTTAAAAACATTATATTGTGTGATCCACCCATTAAAGCGGCTATTATTGAACCTACTACAATTATGAGTAATCTTTCGGCTCTTTCAGCAATTCCTACTGAACAAGTTATTCCTTCACTTTCGGCTCGTGCACGAACATAACTTACTGTGATAGAAGCATGAATTGCTAGGGCTCCCAGAATTGGATTTACATATCCACTATAGATAATTCCTATAATAATAGCTGCATCTGCAAAACGGTCACATGTAGAATCTAAAAATCCTCCAAATTTCGTTCTACGATTTTGTGAACGAGCAATAGCTCCATCAATCATATCACAGACTCCACTCAGAAGTATAAATATTGCTCCTCCAATTAAATTATCTGAAGCAAAAAGAACTCCTGCAAAAAAACTAATAAATAATCCAATTAATGTAACAATGTTTGGATTAAGAGGTATATGTTTACCTATTTGTCCCGTAATATTATTAGTCTGTGGTCGTAATCTGTCATTTAGCATAGTATTTTATTTATAAATTAAATTATATATAACTATATTAATTAAAACGGTAGATGGATAGATAATGAATATAATAAAAAATCCTGATAAAGAACAATTAAATAAGATAAGAATGGAATTAGAAAATGGAAATTTAATTGTTTATCCAACTGATACTATATATGGGATAGCTGCAAATATTTTTGATGATAATGCAGTATGTCAGGTTTTTAAAACAAAAAAAAGGTCATTAAATAAGCCAATATCAATATGTATTCATAATATGAATCAACTTAAAAAATTAGCTAATATAGATAATAATACTTTAAAAATTATGAAAGAATTGTTACCGGGACCATATACGTTACTTCTTGAAAAACATGATGATTTTGAGTCTAAAGTAATATCAAACACAAATAAGATTGCTATTCGAATGCCCAAAAACGAAATAACATATGAACTAACCAAATCTTTTCCAATAACAAGTACAAGTGCTAATATATCAAATAAAACAACTCCTAGTAATATTAATGATATTATAAAACAATTAAGAGGTAATATAAAAACATATATTGATGTAGGAAATATAAAAAATAATCAACCATCAACAATAATTGATTTAACAAAGAAATATCCTGAAATAATAAGAAAAGGACAAGCTGATGATAATTTACTAAAAAATATTCTCAAAATTAATTTATAACATCATATTCTAAACTATATACTAAAGAAGGTATTCTTATGGTAGTTACAGATAAAGTAGGAAGAGAAATAACTAAGGGATCTTATATAATTTATACTAGTATTGGAACTATTGGGGAAGTTATTGATATAAAAACTGATGAACATGGTTCTTGGGTGTTAATAAGTATAGATGAATTAACAAAACTATGGTATAACACAAATTATGTTGAACTTACTGATGAAAAATACATGAAAAGAAGAAATAATGATTCGGACAAAGAAAAATCGGTTGAAGATATTAAAGAAGAAATAAATGGAGTAATATCATCAGAAATGAGTGATGATGGAGTAGGAGGAGGATAAATTTCCTCATAATTTATTTTTTAGTTTATCACTTATTTTCAATGTTTTTTTATTAATTTCGGAATTAATGATTTGTTCTTTATGTTTAATCATTCTGTTGAGTTTATATAGTTCTATATCAATATTATGATATGATTGATTGTAATTTTTTTGATATTTTGAATTTATTTTATCTTTAGGATTTATTAAATCATGATATGTAGAACAAAGTGATGTTTCAGAAATTAAATTGTTTAAGTTATATTCTTCACTTTTCAAAGTGTTATTAAGAGTAATTAATCCTTTTTTAATTAATTCATCATGAATAGATTTATTTTTCTTGTTTTGTTCTTCAAAAAAAATCTATTTTTCGAGGCATAATATCACTTATTCAGTAGTTCTAGCAATACAATATCTACACACAGCTTTTTCATTATTTATGTGATATTTTTTTACAGGACAGTAATAATTTTCACCATCAGAATATATGCTGACAGCACCAGGGAATACAGTACCTGGAAGGTGAACTGGTCTTTGTATGAGGTATGTTGCATATACAACAACTATATTTAGTATATATTCTAGAATATCATCATTAGGTTTAAGTAATGTATTAATGTTATTTGCTTCTTCTTCAGTTAACTTACCTTCAAAATTTCTTTTACCATTTTTTAACATTGCAAATCTACTAATAATCACGTTAAGAACAGATTCTACATATTTTTTCTTATATTCACGTGGTAAATATTTAATATCTTCATTAAATTTAGTTGATAATGCATATAGTTCTTCTAAACTAATTGGTTTAACTTCTTCTTTTAACATTTTATGTAATTCATTTCGTTCCATATTTGCATAAATTTTTTCCATATTCATCACTCCTTATTTTTGTAGAATTCTATGATTTTTTCTGCAGTTTTTTCACCAATACCATCAATATGGGTTAATTCATTCGTTTGAACATTAGCTAAATTATTTCCAAAAGTATTTATTAATACACGGGCACGTTGTCGTCCTAAACGTTTTATACCAATTACTAATGGAAGTAATTCTTCTTTAACACCATAATATAATCTAGAACTAAGTTTATCTATTTCTGTTAAGAATTTATAATTTCCTAATACATCACATATGTCATAGAAATATTTAACAAGATTTGCCGCTTCATAACTAGCTCTTCTTGTAGATGCAGCATATACTTTAAGATAATTTTCAATTTCATACTCTTTTCTTTCATTAATCCATTCTAATAAGCTTGCAGCTGTAGATTCACTGTTCGATATGAAACTAACAAATACTTCTTGGTTACTTAAAACTTCTTTAATATTATCTTTATTTGCCTTAAATTTAGTATTTATTTTAGGCATATCATGTGTCTTTGATATTTCATATATCAATGAACCTATATTAAATTCATCACCCATCATATTACAATAGTCTTTTAATTTTACTGCAGTTTTAACTTCATAGTTATTTCTTGAAATAAGAGTACCAAGTGGTGTTGTTTGTAATCCTGAAGGACTTAAACGTATAATACCATTATGTATTAAATATTCTAAAGCACTGGATATTTCATATTTTATGGATTCATCAGAAAACCCAAAACTCATAGTATTGTATGTAGGGGATATTTGAAATCCATAAAATGTTTTATTAAAGAAATCAATAAGGTCTTCAATATCTTTTGCAAATCCACTTGATACTTGGGTAATAATTTGTTTTAATACCGCGTCTTCATTATCTATTAATTTAGAATTTGTTACTTCAATTTCTCCATGAATATAATATTCATCAAGGTTAAATGCTTCATCATATGTTTTTGCTAAAAGATAAGAATATCCTTCTGTATCAAAACCAGGTCTTCCTGCTCGTCCAGACATTTGTTCATAGTCAAATACAGGGATATTAGTTTGTCCTTGGTCAGTCCATCGTGTATAATCTCTAATAACAACATTTTTTGATGGTAAATTGACTCCATACATTAAACTAGGTGTAGCTGTAATCATTAAAAGATTTCCATTAACAAATTCTTCTTCAATAATTTCTTTTTGTTTATCAAATAATCCTGCATGATGAAATGCTATTCCATTTTGGATACATTCTGCTAATTTATAACAAACTTCTGTTGGTTGTGAGTTACTTCTTCTGGGAACATCAAGTATGGATTCAGCAATTTCATTAAATATTTCTTTTCTAGCATCAGGTATTTTTTTAGATATTTTTTTAGCCATATTTTGAGCTAAAGATTCTGTAAATCTTCTGGTTGATACAAAAGTTAGCATTTGTGATGAATCGTCTAAAGAATCGTTTAATATTTTAAATACTAGGTTATTTTTGTCTTTAGTACCATATTCCTCGGCACATAGAACTTCTTTATGTAATGGAACTGGTCTATAATCATGTGTTACAACTTCTGCTTCTAACCAGTGTGACATTTCGTCCATGTTTTGTAGAGTTGCAGATAGTGCTATAATACGCATACCTTTATTATGTTCTTTTATTCTAGTTATTGCACATTCTATTGTAGGACCTCGTGAATAGTCGCCAATCATATGAAATTCATCTAAAATAACTAAATCAATTTCATTTATCATATTTCTTGAAAATCTGGTTAATGCATCAAATGATTCAAAAACCATGACTGATATGTCTGAACGTGATGGATGTTTACCTACTTTGTATCCAAATTGTTCAAATACTTTAAATTCTTTATATTTTTCATTTTGTAATGAAATTAGGGGAACTGCATAAATTACTTTTCCGCCTTGTATTAATACTTTTAATGCAGCTAATACTCCTAAAACAGTTTTTCCACTTGCTGTTGGTATTGATATAATATAGTTTTCATTGTTTTCCAGATATCCTGAATCTATAACTGCTTGTTGGGCTGGATTATATTCTTTTATAAATGGATAACATTTTTGCATAATATTTTGAATTTCGGGATGTATTGTTCTCATGAGTTACTCTCTCTTTTTTTTAAAGTTATTTTATCATTCATTTCTTTCTAAATCTTACTCAAGGTAAGGGATTTTCATTTGAGAATATTTTTCTATAATTAGTTTTCTCGCATTTTTGCCTATGTTTTCACGTTTTTCTTTGTTTTTTATTAGTTTATCTATTTCTTCGGATAGTTTTGATGGATTTTTTATAGGTACTATTATTCCCGTTTCGTTGTTTGTTATAATTGAAGAAATATTACCACTATTTGTTATTACAAGAGGTTTACCACAAGACATACTTTCTAGTGCAACAATACTTGCTCCTTCGGATATGGAAGGTAGTACCATGACATCTGATTCTGGAATTATTTTTTCAGGGGTAGTTGTTTTTCCCATTAAGTATGTATTTTCTAGTTTATTTTCTTGAATATATTTTTCTAATAATTTTTTTTCAGGACCCTCTCCATATATAAGTAAATCATATTTCGTTTTTGCTATTTTTTTAGCTTCTAATAAATATATTAATCCCTTTTGTTTCACAAGATTTCCTATAAATATGACTAAGGGGTTGTGGTATTGTTTATTTAGTTTTTTTTCATTTTCTTTAATAGGTTTGAATTTATGAATGTTCACAGTATTTGGAGTTAATTTGGATTTTTCTTTAAGTTGAGGTATGTTTAGTGCTAATGCCTTTTCTTCTAATTTTTCACTTACAAAATAGATATTATCTGAATGTTTTAAAGTATATTTGATGAGTGGTTTTATTATTTTATTTGATGGTAGTATGTTTATATCTGATCCATGTGTAGTTACAACTATTTTCACATCTTTTTTATGCATTAATGAGGCTATTAATCCTGGGGGAATTATATAGTTTGCATGTACAATATCAATATCGTATTTTTCAATAATTTGATTTAATAGGCTATAACTGGATAAAATGAAACTAATGCCTCTAATTATTGGAATATTAATAGTTTTAGCTTCAAATATATTTTTTTTTCTTTTAATATTTTGAGGATATGTTAAAATATATACATTATGTCCTTCTTCTTCTAGTTTATCACTTAATTGTTTTGTGTATGTTGCAATACCACCAACTTGTGGGGGATATTGGCCTATTATGCATATATTCATAAAATATCACTTCATTGTATTATTTCCATTTAAATGGGACATCTTTCATTTTTGATGGTGTTAATATTTCACCATTCATTTTTACAATAACTGCGTGAAATTCAATATTGTATTTAAGATTACATAATTCAATGATTTTATCTGCAATTAATTCAAATACTGGAATCGTAAGATTATTTTCATCTAAAATCTTAATAACATCTTCTGTTGTAATACAATTATATATGTCTTGTAATGTTGATGTATCTGCTCCAATTAATGATGTATATGCTGTCATAATTTCTCTTCTAGCATCAGCAACACTCTGTTTAGTATTAAATATTCCGGCTGCTATTTTAATTAATTTTCCAGCATGACCAAAAATAGTGATTGAATTAATTTTTCCTGTTTTTTCTGCTTCTTCTAGCATGTAACCTACAAAATTACTCATTTCAATAATTTGATCTTCTTCAATTTCTATTTTTTCATTTGCAATTCTTGTTCCAATATTCCCTGGAACAAATAGTAAATCTTTATAACCATTGGCAATTGCAACATCTATTTGTACTCGTAAAGAGTCAGTATATGCCTTAGAAGACATGGGTCTAGCAATACCTGTAGTTCCAAGTATGGATATTCCATCAATAATACCCAGTCTGCTATTCATAGTTTTTGGAGCAATATTTTTGCCTTCAGGTATTGAAATTTTAACAATTGCACCTTTATGTTCTGGTAAATATTTTTTAACATTATTTTTAATCATTTTACGTGGAACAGGGTTTATTGCATATTCACCTACAGGTATTTGAAGTCCCGGTTTGGTGATTTTACCCACACCTTCTCCGGCTGTAATTTCTATTTCACCTGCAGAGTTGGTTAGAGTAACTTCGGATATTATCTTAATTCCTCTTGTTACATCGGGATCATTATATGTTGGTTTTTTAACAATAGCTTTAGCTTTATTTTCAGTAAGTAGGATAGTTTCTTCAATTTCAACAGTTAATTCATCATTAGGTGCTGAAATTTGAACTATTTCTGGAGCGTTATCTGTAAGTTTAAGTATTGCTGCAACACTAGCTGCAGTGGCAACACTGCCTGTTGTAATTCCAGATTTTTCACTTGAATTTTTATGATGTTCTATTTTGATTCCTCCATAATAAAATTCAAATTTTTATTAATATTTGTTCTATAAGTATATTGTTTTTAATTAGCTAAATTTATGTTGGTAATATAATATAAAACGGTGGAAATATTCTAAAGATTACTTAAAAAGATAAAAAAAGAAAAGTAGGTTATTCTATTATAATTTTGATTTTAGTGTTGCAATTAATTCGGCAGCTTCTGGTGCTCCGACATATGCTACTTCATTGTCAATTACGACGGTAGGTACAGACATTATTTGAAGTTCTCTTACTTTTGACATATTTTCATTAACATCAAGGTGTTCAAATTCAATAACATCTCCTAGTTCTTCTACTGCTTTTTCTGCTGCATCTATTGCCATAGGACAGTATGGACAACTTTGTGATGTAAATACTTCTAATTTTATAGTCATAATAATTACCTCTTTTTGATAGGTTTATTTATTTTATTGCTATGGTTGATAATAAATACTTTTAAAGTATTTAAATATTGTCCTATTATTTTTTCTAATTTAATATTTATTTGGTGATTTCTTGTTATTTTTTTTAAATCTGTATGGAAAATGGATAAATAAATGTGTCTTAAAAAAGATATTAAATAGTATATAATAAAATGATGTGATACAATGGTTAAAGTACGTTCTCCAGCATCAGCAACAGTAATTAATGCAATAAGTACAGGTAAAGGTTCTGCTTTCGGAATAAAATTATATGTAACTGCAGATGCTTATGTATTAGATTATAATACATCAAAAGATATAGAAGCAATATGCGAAAGTTTAGATAGTCCTGATATGGATACATCTCTTATGGATTTATGTGTGAAGATGGTTTATGATAAGTTAAATGAATGTGATAATTTTAATTTAAAAAATATTCGTTTAAAAGTAGAAACTAAATCGGATATTCCTCCAGGTTCTGGTTTATCAAGTAGTAGTGCTGCTTCTAATTCGGTTGTATATGCTGTATTATTAGCATTATTGGAAGAAGCTAATATGACTAGGGATGATGTTTTAATTACTGATGAGGATATCCTTAATATTGGAATTGATGCTTCTTTAGAAGTAGGAGTTACTAAAACTGGATCTTATGATGATGCATCTGCTTCATTTTATGGCGGTTGGAAAATAACTGATAATTATGAGAGAAAAATTTTATATGATTATATTGTTGATTATTCGAAAGTATTAATATATATCCCAAACAAATCTTTATATACTGCACAGTCTGATGTTAATGCGATGAAAACATTAGCACCACTTGTGGAAATAGCATTTTCCAATGCTATAAATAAGAATATTGAACAAGCTCTTACATTAAATGGCTTTTTATATTGTGCTGCATTAAATTTGGATAGTCAAATTTCAATAGATGCATTAAAATCAGGAGCTAATGCTGCAGGATTATCTGGAACTGGGTCTGCATACTCTATTTTAGTGGATGACTCAATGGATATTGATGAGATTAAAAGTGCACTTTCAAAGTATCCTGGTAGATTAATAGAAACCGAACCAGATAATGAGGGAGCTGTAGTTATTAAATAATGTGGTAATATGGATAAGAAAGAAGCAGAAAATTTATTAAATGAATCTCGAGATAAACTAGATGCATTAGATGAACAAATACTCAATTTAATTATTGAACGTACATCTCTTTCTTATAATATAGCAAAATCTAAACAAAGTCTTAATAAAGATTTACTGGATTCTGCTAGAGAAAATATTATTCATGAGAAAATTAATGAAAAATTAGTTAATATTGAAATCAATAAAGAAAAAGTTCTTGAAATTTTTGATTTATTAGCTACAATAAGTAAAGAAGAGCAGAAAAAATATTTAAATTAACGTTAATTTTTATTATATTTAAAATATGGAGGTATGATTATGGGAAACATAAGAACTACATTTGTTAAAAGAACAGCAAAAGAATTATTAGAATTACACGGTGATAAATTTAATAATGATTTTGAAAACAACAAACAAGTAGTAGCTGAATACTCAACAGTATCCACAAAACACTTAAGAAACCAAATTGCTGGATATGCTACTCATTTATTACAACAATAATTATATTGTTGACCTTTAACTTTTTTTTAAATTTTAATAATCTACTTTTTGAAATTTTTATTTAATTATTTAAACTTATTTTATCAAATTGCATAT
Proteins encoded:
- a CDS encoding DUF357 domain-containing protein, with the translated sequence MRPKERIGKDLRIFEENIIEVEEIDLTEKELLVKDMAKRYYEDTKYYFKIDDELTSFACIAYAHGLLDSIRIMYDLIDDS
- the pgsA gene encoding archaetidylinositol phosphate synthase yields the protein MLNDRLRPQTNNITGQIGKHIPLNPNIVTLIGLFISFFAGVLFASDNLIGGAIFILLSGVCDMIDGAIARSQNRRTKFGGFLDSTCDRFADAAIIIGIIYSGYVNPILGALAIHASITVSYVRARAESEGITCSVGIAERAERLLIIVVGSIIAALMGGSHNIMFLTIALLTILSYITVFQRIYHVLENLED
- a CDS encoding L-threonylcarbamoyladenylate synthase, which translates into the protein MNIIKNPDKEQLNKIRMELENGNLIVYPTDTIYGIAANIFDDNAVCQVFKTKKRSLNKPISICIHNMNQLKKLANIDNNTLKIMKELLPGPYTLLLEKHDDFESKVISNTNKIAIRMPKNEITYELTKSFPITSTSANISNKTTPSNINDIIKQLRGNIKTYIDVGNIKNNQPSTIIDLTKKYPEIIRKGQADDNLLKNILKINL
- a CDS encoding DUF2098 family protein encodes the protein MVVTDKVGREITKGSYIIYTSIGTIGEVIDIKTDEHGSWVLISIDELTKLWYNTNYVELTDEKYMKRRNNDSDKEKSVEDIKEEINGVISSEMSDDGVGGG
- a CDS encoding DUF2115 family protein, whose product is MEKIYANMERNELHKMLKEEVKPISLEELYALSTKFNEDIKYLPREYKKKYVESVLNVIISRFAMLKNGKRNFEGKLTEEEANNINTLLKPNDDILEYILNIVVVYATYLIQRPVHLPGTVFPGAVSIYSDGENYYCPVKKYHINNEKAVCRYCIARTTE
- a CDS encoding DEAD/DEAH box helicase — protein: MRTIHPEIQNIMQKCYPFIKEYNPAQQAVIDSGYLENNENYIISIPTASGKTVLGVLAALKVLIQGGKVIYAVPLISLQNEKYKEFKVFEQFGYKVGKHPSRSDISVMVFESFDALTRFSRNMINEIDLVILDEFHMIGDYSRGPTIECAITRIKEHNKGMRIIALSATLQNMDEMSHWLEAEVVTHDYRPVPLHKEVLCAEEYGTKDKNNLVFKILNDSLDDSSQMLTFVSTRRFTESLAQNMAKKISKKIPDARKEIFNEIAESILDVPRRSNSQPTEVCYKLAECIQNGIAFHHAGLFDKQKEIIEEEFVNGNLLMITATPSLMYGVNLPSKNVVIRDYTRWTDQGQTNIPVFDYEQMSGRAGRPGFDTEGYSYLLAKTYDEAFNLDEYYIHGEIEVTNSKLIDNEDAVLKQIITQVSSGFAKDIEDLIDFFNKTFYGFQISPTYNTMSFGFSDESIKYEISSALEYLIHNGIIRLSPSGLQTTPLGTLISRNNYEVKTAVKLKDYCNMMGDEFNIGSLIYEISKTHDMPKINTKFKANKDNIKEVLSNQEVFVSFISNSESTAASLLEWINERKEYEIENYLKVYAASTRRASYEAANLVKYFYDICDVLGNYKFLTEIDKLSSRLYYGVKEELLPLVIGIKRLGRQRARVLINTFGNNLANVQTNELTHIDGIGEKTAEKIIEFYKNKE
- a CDS encoding glycosyltransferase family 4 protein, producing the protein MNICIIGQYPPQVGGIATYTKQLSDKLEEEGHNVYILTYPQNIKRKKNIFEAKTINIPIIRGISFILSSYSLLNQIIEKYDIDIVHANYIIPPGLIASLMHKKDVKIVVTTHGSDINILPSNKIIKPLIKYTLKHSDNIYFVSEKLEEKALALNIPQLKEKSKLTPNTVNIHKFKPIKENEKKLNKQYHNPLVIFIGNLVKQKGLIYLLEAKKIAKTKYDLLIYGEGPEKKLLEKYIQENKLENTYLMGKTTTPEKIIPESDVMVLPSISEGASIVALESMSCGKPLVITNSGNISSIITNNETGIIVPIKNPSKLSEEIDKLIKNKEKRENIGKNARKLIIEKYSQMKIPYLE
- the cbiD gene encoding cobalt-precorrin-5B (C(1))-methyltransferase CbiD is translated as MEHHKNSSEKSGITTGSVATAASVAAILKLTDNAPEIVQISAPNDELTVEIEETILLTENKAKAIVKKPTYNDPDVTRGIKIISEVTLTNSAGEIEITAGEGVGKITKPGLQIPVGEYAINPVPRKMIKNNVKKYLPEHKGAIVKISIPEGKNIAPKTMNSRLGIIDGISILGTTGIARPMSSKAYTDSLRVQIDVAIANGYKDLLFVPGNIGTRIANEKIEIEEDQIIEMSNFVGYMLEEAEKTGKINSITIFGHAGKLIKIAAGIFNTKQSVADARREIMTAYTSLIGADTSTLQDIYNCITTEDVIKILDENNLTIPVFELIADKIIELCNLKYNIEFHAVIVKMNGEILTPSKMKDVPFKWK
- a CDS encoding thioredoxin family protein: MTIKLEVFTSQSCPYCPMAIDAAEKAVEELGDVIEFEHLDVNENMSKVRELQIMSVPTVVIDNEVAYVGAPEAAELIATLKSKL
- a CDS encoding shikimate kinase produces the protein MVKVRSPASATVINAISTGKGSAFGIKLYVTADAYVLDYNTSKDIEAICESLDSPDMDTSLMDLCVKMVYDKLNECDNFNLKNIRLKVETKSDIPPGSGLSSSSAASNSVVYAVLLALLEEANMTRDDVLITDEDILNIGIDASLEVGVTKTGSYDDASASFYGGWKITDNYERKILYDYIVDYSKVLIYIPNKSLYTAQSDVNAMKTLAPLVEIAFSNAINKNIEQALTLNGFLYCAALNLDSQISIDALKSGANAAGLSGTGSAYSILVDDSMDIDEIKSALSKYPGRLIETEPDNEGAVVIK
- a CDS encoding chorismate mutase yields the protein MDKKEAENLLNESRDKLDALDEQILNLIIERTSLSYNIAKSKQSLNKDLLDSARENIIHEKINEKLVNIEINKEKVLEIFDLLATISKEEQKKYLN
- a CDS encoding 30S ribosomal protein S17e, with protein sequence MGNIRTTFVKRTAKELLELHGDKFNNDFENNKQVVAEYSTVSTKHLRNQIAGYATHLLQQ